A window of Malania oleifera isolate guangnan ecotype guangnan chromosome 5, ASM2987363v1, whole genome shotgun sequence contains these coding sequences:
- the LOC131155600 gene encoding uncharacterized protein LOC131155600 encodes MSYDDVEIEDMEWNEELKAYTYPCPCGDLFQITKEELALGEEIARCPSCSLYITVIYNLEDFKRENFLDPSKQQPIVVS; translated from the coding sequence ATGTCGTACGATGACGTGGAGATCGAAGACATGGAGTGGAACGAGGAGCTCAAAGCCTACACGTACCCGTGCCCGTGCGGCGACCTCTTCCAGATCACGAAGGAGGAGCTGGCCCTCGGCGAAGAGATCGCTCGGTGCCCTAGTTGCTCTCTCTACATCACAGTCATCTACAATCTCGAAGATTTCAAGCGAGAGAACTTTCTGGACCCTTCAAAGCAACAGCCGATTGTTGTTTCCTGA